The Longimicrobium sp. genome contains a region encoding:
- a CDS encoding AAA family ATPase, with the protein VFIIDEINRGNLSKIFGELMMLIEADKRSPRYAVPLTYSPEDTFYVPQNVYLLGMMNTADRSLAMVDYALRRRFSFIRLLPAFGNEGFANYLIEAGATEDLVRRIVERMDELNHAIAADTRNLGPGYQIGHSFFVPEEGAGELDDAWYVRVVRQEIEPLLREYWFGREEQAREHVERLLS; encoded by the coding sequence GTCTTCATCATCGACGAGATCAACCGCGGCAACCTCAGCAAGATCTTCGGTGAGCTGATGATGCTCATCGAAGCCGACAAGCGGAGCCCCCGGTACGCCGTGCCCCTGACGTACTCGCCCGAGGATACGTTCTATGTCCCCCAGAACGTGTACCTGCTGGGGATGATGAACACGGCGGACCGCTCGCTGGCAATGGTGGACTACGCCCTGCGGCGGCGCTTCAGCTTCATCCGCCTGCTGCCGGCGTTCGGCAACGAGGGGTTCGCCAACTATCTTATCGAGGCCGGAGCCACCGAAGACCTCGTGCGGCGAATCGTGGAGAGGATGGACGAGCTGAACCACGCCATCGCCGCCGACACCCGCAACCTCGGACCAGGATACCAGATCGGCCACAGTTTCTTCGTTCCCGAAGAAGGAGCGGGCGAACTGGATGACGCGTGGTACGTCCGCGTGGTCCGGCAGGAGATCGAGCCGCTGCTGCGCGAGTACTGGTTCGGGCGCGAGGAGCAGGCCCGGGAGCACGTGGAGCGGCTGCTCTCGTGA